Proteins from one Anopheles nili chromosome 2, idAnoNiliSN_F5_01, whole genome shotgun sequence genomic window:
- the LOC128720652 gene encoding integrator complex subunit 15, which produces MTNQERNMLRKMEFPDSARDALPIIENLIINRNKHDMAIDLIGEFVFRERRDEPRGGQFSKQTVQPRLSSIEEFQLVLVLCDFFSRPGPDATRNAVFLSLFGGSNVRTSVLNKLISTAVSGSIAPLLCAAGTWMQQLGCTSPASLELAQCIVRDFVIFSKNSSEQLKSLPLVAPRFAANLMTAVTDLYLNGAGIMQLNPPPDLLLDVITDWVSENPSLCLASQQQLALPSGAIAMPVTTPLVGLIRWCVLSLLVTNKQELYSKLHLAVLQSLLEATPPVTTPPTLQPINAQHLTLIVNTIQGEMDSLTMQGKSLEEENLQNCLERFAQAFQVGLTSRCIFGNISQLMFRLESLPGKNKLLQIVINANKTS; this is translated from the exons ATGACCAACCAAGAGAGAAACATGCTGCGGAAAATGGAGTTTCCCGATTCGGCTCGAGACGCTCTACCTATAATAG AGAATCTCATCATCAATCGGAACAAGCACGATATGGCCATAGATTTGATAGgggaatttgtttttcgtgaGCGCCGCGACGAGCCACGAGGAGGTCAATTTTCGAAGCAGACCGTCCAACCCCGGCTATCATCGATCGAGGAGTTccagctggtgctggtgttgtgtgattttttctcgCGCCCAGGGCCAGACGCTACGCGTAATGCCGTGTTTCTGTCGTTATTTGGGGGCTCAAATGTTCGAACGAGCGTACTAAATAAACTGATTAGCACTGCGGTGTCAGGCTCAATTGCGCCCCTGTTATGTGCCGCCGGCACATGGATGCAACAGTTGGGTTGTACATCGCCTGCTAGCCTTGAGTTGGCGCAGTGCATCGTTCGAGATTTTGTCATCTTCTCGAAGAATTCCTCTGAACAGCTGAAATCACTGCCGTTGGTAGCGCCCCGCTTTGCAGCTAACCTAATGACCGCCGTAACCGATCTGTACCTGAATGGAGCGGGAATTATGCAGCTCAATCCTCCACCAGATCTACTACTTGATGTTATCACCGACTGGGTTTCTGAGAATCCTTCCCTCTGTCTTGCCtctcagcagcagctggcACTACCCAGCGGAGCGATCGCAATGCCGGTGACAACGCCCCTGGTTGGTCTCATTCGATGGTGTGTTCTATCACTGTTGGTCACAAACAAGCAAGAATTGTATAGCAAATTGCATCTGGCTGTGCTGCAAAGTCTGCTGGAAGCTACGCCTCCCGTAACGACGCCACCAACGCTGCAACCCATAAACGCACAACATCTAACGCTAATAGTGAACACTATTCAAGGGGAAATGGATAGTTTAACAATGCAGGGGAAATCccttgaagaagaaaatctcCAGAATTGTTTGGAACGGTTCGCTCAAGCATTTCAGGTTGGGCTTACGTCTCGTTGCATCTTTGGAAACATTAGTCAACTAATGTTCCGTTTGGAATCATTGCCTGGTAAGAATAAACTGCTACAAATCGTCATAAATGCTAATAAAACAAGCTAA
- the LOC128731911 gene encoding histone deacetylase complex subunit SAP30 homolog translates to MMNNNGFSTGEEDSRGPADQICCLLDDGERCRKQAGNASYSKRIQKTVTQRRLKLSIDSHARHIYICDFHKARIQCARTKRRRRDSEDDSNETDTDLPEVDLYQLQVNTLRRYKRFYKVSTRPSSNKAQLSETIMKHFKTIPIKEKEILTYFIYMVKSNSNKLDQKNNANTEAT, encoded by the exons ATGATGAATAACAACGGGTTCAGTACAGGGGAAGAAGATTCCCGAGGACCAGCAGATCAAATCTGCTGTTTGCTTGACGATGGCGAGCGATGCCGGAAGCAGGCAGGAAATGCTTCCTACAGCAAACGAATCCAAAAAACAGTCACCCAACGAAGGCTGAAACTCAGCATCGACAGCCAT GCTCGGCACATTTACATCTGCGACTTCCATAAGGCGCGAATACAATGCGCTCGCACTAAACGACGCCGGCGTGATTCCGAAGACGATAGTAACGAAACGGACACCGACCTGCCAGAAGTTGATCTGTACCAGTTGCAAGTAAACACGCTCCGCCGGTACAAACGGTTCTATAAGGTGTCTACCCGTCCAAGCAGCAACAAGGCACAGCTATCGGAG acAATCATGAAACACTTCAAGACGATACCgataaaggaaaaagaaatcctCACCTACTTCATTTACATGGTCAAATCTAATTCAAACAAGTTGGACCAGAAGAACAATGCGAATACCGAAGCCACCTGA
- the LOC128720167 gene encoding ribosomal RNA-processing protein 7 homolog A produces the protein MYSAEDFTGITLKFEKDDTQGHQLFIKENASKAVCKQKPSGRTLYVLNVPPYATEEALLHAFTKAGTVERVVLQEKPSDKESAPIDVMAKNVFCFKVAYVVFEKATSLKKVLKTRKINPLHSEETQLLTGVAKWSKEYQERIPDPAKLQKEIDEYMESYDQKVEQKKIEEQNNAADEDGWVKVSSKNSGVFTQKQAVVKKLENKLDSDRNTKELKNFYTFQIREAKKNDIISLRKKYDRDLKKMEQIKKAKRFKPY, from the exons ATGTACTCAGCCGAAGATTTTACCG GAATAACTCTAAAATTCGAAAAAGATGATACTCAGGGACATCAATTATTCATAAAAGAAAATGCCTCCAAAgctgtttgtaaacaaaaacccagCGGACGGACGTTGTATGTGCTTAATGTTCCTCCGTATGCGACAGAAGAGGCATTACTCCATGCATTCACGAAAGCGGGAACCGTAGAACGTGTAGTGCTTCaagaaaaaccttccgacAAAGAGTCTGCACCTATCGACGTTATGGCTAAAaacgtgttttgtttcaaagttGCGTATGTAGTTTTTGAAAAAGCAACTTCGCTCAAAAAAGTTCTAAAAACTAGAAAGATTAATCCACTACATTCTGAAGAAACCCAACTGCTGACAGGTGTCGCCAAATGGTCCAAGGAGTATCAAGAACGCATTCCTGACCCGGCAAAATTGCAAAAGGAAATCGATGAGTATATGGAATCCTACGATCAAAAAgtagagcaaaagaaaatcgaagAACAAAATAATGCTGCCGATGAGGATGGATGGGTTAAGGTGTCGAGTAAAAATTCAGGTGTCTTTACTCAGAAACAAGCTGTTGTGAAGAAGCTAGAAAATAAGCTGGACTCAGATCGAAACACGAAAGAGCTGAAAAATTTCTATACTTTCCAGATTcgcgaagcgaaaaaaaacgatatcaTAAGCTTGCGAAAAAAGTACGATCGCGATTTaaagaaaatggagcaaatcaaaaaagcgaaacgctTTAAACCGTATTGA